The Virgibacillus phasianinus genome includes a window with the following:
- a CDS encoding amidohydrolase, whose product MITADLLIKNGIVLTLDAQNTRAGSVAVKDGQIAGVWSQANPPEGEVQVTVQTKVVDLKGETLIPGFIDTHNHILGYAQIMDFVYCGTPPNKQIDDVLQAIHAKAEKTPAGEWVKGYGYDDTLLAEKRHLTRKELDKAAPDHPVFVTHVSGHLAVANSAALELAGIDEGVSDVQQGQFGRDDDGRLNGVLYEKMAMAPVAQVLPKQSEEDMVEQLGRAAQEYLAQGITMNTDAAVGMLGKPDREMRVHMEAAKQGVNPMRTQLMMMHNFLQENERFGDYTKDKLDQELREQSDGRVRLDGAKMFQDGSIQALTAALREPYHNDAAVTGNLFHDQQDFNEEIIDLHKRGFRIAIHGNGDRAIGSIIEGYAHALEAEPRAEHRHRIEHVQTATPEDIKRMAELDVAGSFFINHVYYWGERHRELFLGTERAERISPLADAVKDNILFTLHSDCPVTPISPLFSVWAAVNRVTSEGNVLGADQRIDVTTALKSMTIYGAALNFDEENSGSIEVGKRADFAVLDEDPTMINPSRIKDISVQATIIDGETVYQKG is encoded by the coding sequence ATGATAACCGCAGATTTACTAATTAAAAATGGAATTGTATTAACGCTAGATGCACAAAACACGAGGGCCGGATCGGTTGCTGTCAAGGATGGTCAAATCGCTGGCGTATGGAGCCAGGCAAATCCACCAGAGGGTGAGGTCCAGGTCACGGTGCAGACTAAGGTTGTCGATCTAAAAGGGGAAACATTAATCCCTGGCTTTATCGATACCCACAACCATATTTTGGGGTACGCGCAAATCATGGACTTCGTTTATTGCGGAACCCCGCCAAACAAGCAAATTGATGATGTCCTACAGGCTATTCATGCGAAAGCGGAAAAAACCCCTGCCGGTGAATGGGTGAAAGGATACGGGTATGACGATACGCTGCTCGCGGAAAAGCGTCACCTGACACGCAAAGAATTGGACAAGGCTGCGCCGGACCATCCGGTATTTGTTACGCACGTTTCTGGCCACCTGGCGGTTGCCAATTCCGCCGCGCTGGAGTTAGCGGGAATCGATGAAGGTGTTTCCGATGTGCAGCAGGGACAGTTTGGCCGAGATGATGACGGCCGGCTGAACGGTGTATTGTATGAAAAAATGGCGATGGCACCGGTCGCGCAGGTTTTACCCAAGCAATCGGAGGAAGACATGGTTGAACAGCTGGGGAGAGCGGCGCAGGAATACTTGGCCCAAGGCATCACGATGAATACCGACGCAGCAGTTGGGATGTTAGGAAAACCTGACAGGGAAATGCGTGTCCACATGGAAGCGGCCAAACAGGGTGTGAACCCCATGCGCACGCAACTGATGATGATGCACAACTTTTTACAGGAAAACGAACGATTTGGGGATTATACAAAAGATAAACTGGATCAGGAACTGCGCGAACAGTCAGATGGCCGGGTCCGGCTGGACGGTGCTAAGATGTTTCAGGATGGCTCCATCCAAGCGCTGACTGCGGCGTTACGAGAGCCTTATCACAATGATGCAGCGGTTACAGGGAATTTATTCCATGACCAGCAGGATTTTAATGAGGAAATTATCGATTTGCATAAGCGCGGATTCCGAATCGCGATACATGGTAATGGTGATCGCGCTATCGGTTCCATTATTGAAGGGTATGCCCATGCACTCGAAGCGGAGCCACGCGCTGAGCACAGGCACCGGATTGAACATGTGCAAACTGCTACTCCGGAAGATATCAAGCGAATGGCGGAGCTTGATGTGGCTGGGTCATTTTTTATCAACCATGTGTATTATTGGGGCGAGCGTCACAGGGAATTGTTCCTTGGAACTGAACGCGCCGAGCGAATCAGCCCGCTTGCTGATGCCGTAAAAGATAATATATTATTCACCCTGCATTCTGACTGCCCGGTGACACCAATTTCTCCCCTGTTTTCCGTATGGGCTGCGGTCAATCGGGTAACAAGTGAAGGTAATGTGCTTGGGGCTGACCAACGGATTGATGTGACGACAGCATTGAAGTCAATGACAATTTATGGAGCGGCATTAAATTTCGATGAGGAAAATTCCGGCAGCATTGAGGTTGGCAAAAGAGCTGACTTTGCCGTGCTTGACGAAGATCCGACAATGATTAACCCGAGTAGAATTAAAGATATATCGGTGCAGGCAACCATCATTGATGGAGAGACGGTTTATCAGAAAGGCTGA
- a CDS encoding N-acetylmuramoyl-L-alanine amidase has translation MRLLTAGIGFMLLFFVFIPAVYADSGSTTYQVGVSTLNVRSQPSDRAPVIGQLKDGDSLVVFQEAFGWAQTYYGGKVGWVASQFLYQTENSGSNPAAAVSGATSEQQVTVTASGVRIRTGPGTSYTIIGHTSNGHTYSLVNTANGWNEVVLDDGTTGWIAGWLTDSGAAGTTASVKNDPPTAVKSAASAKRSLAGYNIVLDPGHGGKDPGALGIGGTLEKDVILDTAENVAQRLRAAGATVIMTRDSDHFLSLEERVLISSKFNTHAFISLHYNAYPFMGINGISTHYYAGGNDRELAQDIQTGLRHNVSLNSRGIMQSNYHVLRENSDLAVLVELGFITNPSDLTTVQTESYQNNAARGIVEGVKAYFH, from the coding sequence ATGCGTTTATTAACAGCAGGTATAGGTTTCATGTTATTATTCTTCGTTTTCATTCCCGCTGTTTATGCTGACAGTGGCAGCACCACCTATCAGGTTGGCGTTTCCACGCTGAATGTCAGGTCTCAACCGTCAGATCGTGCACCAGTCATTGGGCAGTTGAAAGATGGTGACAGCTTAGTCGTTTTCCAGGAAGCGTTCGGCTGGGCGCAAACATACTACGGTGGCAAGGTTGGCTGGGTTGCGTCACAGTTTTTATATCAGACTGAAAACAGCGGCTCAAACCCTGCGGCAGCGGTGTCTGGGGCAACATCAGAGCAGCAGGTAACAGTTACCGCATCCGGTGTACGAATCCGAACTGGCCCAGGTACTTCGTATACGATTATCGGCCACACTTCCAACGGACATACATACAGCTTAGTTAACACAGCAAACGGTTGGAATGAAGTGGTACTTGATGACGGCACAACCGGCTGGATCGCGGGATGGCTGACCGATTCAGGTGCTGCCGGGACTACGGCGAGCGTAAAGAATGACCCGCCGACTGCGGTAAAATCTGCGGCATCAGCTAAGAGGTCATTGGCAGGCTATAACATCGTGCTGGATCCTGGCCACGGTGGCAAGGACCCCGGTGCACTAGGCATTGGCGGGACTTTGGAAAAGGATGTCATTCTGGACACAGCTGAAAACGTGGCACAGCGGCTGCGCGCGGCTGGTGCAACGGTAATTATGACACGCGACAGCGATCATTTTCTTTCCCTTGAAGAGCGCGTGCTGATCAGCAGTAAATTTAATACACATGCATTTATCAGCCTGCATTACAACGCCTATCCATTCATGGGAATCAACGGAATCAGTACGCACTACTACGCCGGCGGCAACGACCGTGAACTGGCGCAGGATATCCAAACCGGGCTACGGCACAATGTTTCCTTGAACAGCCGCGGCATCATGCAAAGCAATTATCACGTATTACGTGAAAACAGCGACCTCGCCGTGCTGGTCGAACTCGGCTTCATTACAAACCCGAGTGATTTAACCACCGTCCAAACGGAATCTTATCAAAATAACGCAGCGAGAGGGATTGTTGAAGGGGTAAAGGCTTATTTTCATTAA
- a CDS encoding aspartyl-phosphate phosphatase Spo0E family protein: protein MMQKFFNQFHFSTSQIECKLSGEEERVLYNDQELRKKIEETRQKMYEAYEHNPDDPQVLTISQDLDVLLNKYNQAVKNTQNVK, encoded by the coding sequence ATGATGCAAAAGTTTTTTAATCAGTTTCATTTCTCCACTTCACAGATTGAATGCAAACTAAGTGGAGAGGAAGAACGGGTGTTGTACAACGATCAAGAATTACGAAAGAAAATAGAGGAAACAAGGCAAAAGATGTATGAAGCGTACGAACATAATCCGGACGATCCGCAAGTACTGACTATTTCACAGGACTTGGACGTTCTCCTAAATAAATATAATCAAGCGGTTAAAAACACGCAGAACGTAAAATAA
- a CDS encoding mechanosensitive ion channel → MNLMNDYFSTNFMVGLQSFVIALIVLIVGWFIAKLIAGAVEKALKKADLDDKVFNRFRSENNEKPINAHKIIGKVVYYILLIIVFILFFNLLNLDMIANPLSDLISSFFSFIPAVLTAALILLLAWVIASVVRWLIVTVGSKANIQRFFTKLKVASNDEEAEHFLETIGKVAFYLILLMFIPGVLKALSIEGVAEPFSGLLATILAFVPKLIAAIIIFAVGWFVAKIIKDIVVNLLLAVGSEGIVVKLKLQKIFEGSSLASFVGNLLFIIIMIPVTVSALQQLELAAITNPLVSMLNDVTNMLPNILIAIALILVGIWLGKFIGGFVESFLQRMGFDRLSDKLQIGNKSSKLTPSGVVGYIVQVLIVFFLAVQALNLIKLDFLVDIAAAITAYLPNVLAAVLILGIAVILANIVAKILSNVLSGSASGILTVFAKYTIIVLAVFMALTQLGIATEIVTSAFILILGGFALAFGLAFGLGGTDFARKHLSKFDKTIEETKIDHSQKGNTTNDEFGEGPENK, encoded by the coding sequence ATGAATCTCATGAATGATTATTTCTCGACAAACTTTATGGTCGGGCTGCAAAGTTTTGTTATCGCATTAATTGTTTTAATAGTAGGCTGGTTCATCGCCAAGCTGATTGCAGGTGCAGTTGAGAAGGCATTAAAGAAAGCTGATTTAGACGACAAGGTTTTCAACCGGTTTCGATCGGAAAATAATGAAAAACCAATAAATGCGCATAAAATAATTGGAAAAGTAGTGTACTACATACTGCTAATTATCGTATTTATCCTATTCTTTAACCTGCTGAATCTGGATATGATTGCCAATCCATTATCCGATTTAATTTCATCATTCTTCAGTTTCATTCCAGCAGTTCTAACGGCAGCACTTATTTTGCTGCTGGCATGGGTGATTGCATCCGTCGTTCGCTGGTTGATTGTTACAGTAGGCAGTAAAGCAAACATTCAGCGTTTCTTTACTAAACTAAAAGTTGCTAGTAATGACGAAGAAGCTGAACATTTCCTTGAAACGATTGGTAAAGTTGCTTTTTATCTAATCCTGTTGATGTTCATTCCGGGTGTACTAAAAGCGCTAAGTATTGAAGGTGTCGCAGAACCGTTCTCCGGATTGCTCGCAACAATCTTAGCATTTGTACCGAAACTGATCGCTGCCATCATTATCTTCGCAGTTGGCTGGTTCGTCGCCAAAATCATTAAAGATATTGTCGTAAATCTATTGCTGGCAGTAGGTTCAGAAGGCATCGTTGTAAAATTAAAGCTGCAAAAAATATTTGAAGGAAGCAGCCTAGCATCGTTTGTCGGTAATCTATTATTTATTATCATCATGATTCCAGTTACCGTTTCTGCCTTGCAGCAGCTGGAATTAGCAGCAATCACGAACCCACTGGTAAGCATGCTGAATGATGTAACCAACATGCTGCCAAACATTCTGATTGCTATTGCATTGATTCTAGTTGGCATTTGGTTAGGTAAATTTATTGGTGGATTCGTTGAAAGCTTCTTGCAGCGCATGGGCTTTGACCGTCTGTCAGACAAGCTGCAAATTGGAAATAAATCTAGTAAACTAACACCATCTGGGGTAGTCGGATACATTGTGCAAGTGCTAATTGTATTCTTCCTGGCTGTTCAAGCATTGAATTTAATCAAGTTGGACTTCCTAGTAGATATCGCGGCAGCAATTACCGCTTACCTGCCAAACGTACTGGCAGCCGTGCTAATCCTAGGCATAGCAGTGATTCTAGCAAATATCGTTGCAAAAATATTATCCAATGTTCTGTCCGGCTCGGCAAGTGGCATCCTAACCGTTTTTGCCAAATATACGATTATCGTACTAGCGGTATTTATGGCATTAACGCAACTCGGAATTGCCACCGAAATCGTCACTTCCGCGTTTATCTTAATCCTTGGCGGCTTTGCACTAGCATTCGGCCTGGCATTTGGATTAGGCGGAACAGACTTTGCTAGAAAGCACTTAAGCAAATTTGATAAAACAATTGAAGAAACCAAAATCGACCATTCACAAAAGGGCAACACAACTAATGATGAGTTCGGTGAAGGTCCTGAAAATAAGTAA
- the sda gene encoding sporulation histidine kinase inhibitor Sda: protein MKELSDKALVETLAQAKALNLDPAFISIIKSEMKVRKITVSDACALNVNEDAKKISCCNPKLKG from the coding sequence ATGAAAGAACTGTCGGATAAGGCGTTAGTTGAGACCTTAGCACAAGCAAAAGCGTTAAACCTAGATCCTGCGTTTATTTCCATTATTAAAAGTGAAATGAAAGTACGTAAGATTACAGTGTCCGATGCGTGCGCATTGAATGTAAACGAGGATGCTAAAAAAATCAGTTGTTGTAATCCGAAATTGAAAGGATAG
- a CDS encoding diacylglycerol/lipid kinase family protein, with the protein MERVAIIFNPNAGKDKLKQSIGTIVQKLLQSYREVTIYQTEKPGDGADYVDKIAENVDLLIAAGGDGTVNEIINALCALQNRPIFAIIPGGTSNDFSREIGISQNPLKATDQLLEQKVESVDVGKTNQQYFLNFWGIGLITEVSSAVDSDSKATLGRMAYYLRTAQTVSDVDPFHLQVESEDYQFNGESVMLIVGNGTFTGGIQPFFPNGDVQDGLLDVLLIKETSLQTFWSMIQSKMTPEISNENGMIYFQTKRLSVSANPTQEIDCDGESHYSTPTTISILPGHLRMLVGEYKTTKE; encoded by the coding sequence ATGGAACGCGTTGCAATCATCTTTAATCCAAATGCAGGAAAGGACAAGTTGAAGCAATCAATTGGAACCATTGTTCAAAAGCTTCTTCAAAGCTATCGAGAGGTCACCATCTATCAAACTGAGAAGCCCGGAGATGGTGCTGATTACGTGGACAAAATAGCCGAAAATGTGGACTTGCTCATTGCCGCTGGCGGAGATGGGACAGTCAACGAGATTATTAATGCGCTTTGTGCATTGCAAAATCGTCCCATCTTTGCAATTATTCCAGGCGGTACCAGTAACGATTTTTCACGAGAGATTGGAATATCCCAAAATCCACTTAAAGCAACTGATCAATTATTAGAGCAAAAAGTGGAATCAGTCGATGTCGGCAAAACAAATCAACAATACTTTTTAAACTTCTGGGGAATAGGTCTCATTACCGAGGTGTCCTCAGCAGTTGACTCTGATTCCAAGGCCACCTTAGGGCGTATGGCTTACTATTTAAGAACGGCTCAAACGGTGAGTGATGTGGATCCTTTTCATCTGCAGGTTGAATCAGAGGATTACCAATTCAACGGGGAATCAGTCATGCTCATCGTTGGCAACGGGACATTTACGGGAGGTATTCAGCCATTTTTTCCAAATGGGGACGTTCAAGACGGCTTGCTCGATGTTTTATTAATTAAAGAAACATCTTTGCAGACATTCTGGTCCATGATACAATCAAAAATGACTCCTGAAATATCGAACGAAAACGGCATGATCTACTTTCAAACAAAACGACTCAGTGTTTCAGCCAACCCCACTCAGGAGATTGATTGTGATGGAGAAAGTCACTATTCTACCCCAACTACGATTTCAATTCTGCCGGGACACCTAAGAATGCTGGTCGGGGAATATAAAACAACAAAAGAATAG
- the cls gene encoding cardiolipin synthase has product MRQNRQILFIILLIVTFYLAFFSEETFVIRTLAFAIYFLIVMSVSYGLMLENRSPYKTLLWIYAILFLPIIGYLFFIYSGQLQVRGHLFQKKREDNYKYLKQNTKNIPSDCWHQLGNHEQFISHVIEKETHFPASCFSETSVLKDGQETFPAIKESLMQAKEYIHMEYYTFRDDEIGQDIINLLIEKSEQGLEVKVIYDAVGSMKMSGKMIRKMETAGVQMACFLPIKHGFFNQKINFRNHRKIIVVDGVTGFVGGLNIGDEYLSRDPSIGFWRDTHLMVKGEAVGSLHAVFFTDWSYLTNQSLDPDQYPVTKSPSSDDGCVQVVASGPNANQGIMSELYFNMIASAEHSLWIATPYFVPNKDIRTALSLAVKKGVDVKLMVPEVGDGFLTQYATRSYFDELLDKGIEVHLYHKGFMHQKIMIVDGEFASIGTANVDFRSLNLNFEVNVFLFHSPSVTSLIENYKADIKHSRKVDPKTYYKRGLLIQSKESFARLFSPVL; this is encoded by the coding sequence ATGAGACAAAATAGACAAATCCTTTTCATTATCTTATTGATTGTTACATTTTATTTAGCATTCTTCAGCGAAGAAACGTTTGTTATCCGGACACTAGCTTTTGCAATTTATTTTCTAATTGTAATGTCCGTATCTTATGGGTTGATGTTGGAAAACCGATCACCCTACAAGACCCTTTTATGGATATATGCAATTCTCTTCTTACCGATAATTGGTTATCTTTTTTTTATTTATTCAGGTCAGCTGCAGGTTAGAGGGCATCTATTCCAGAAAAAAAGGGAAGATAATTATAAATATTTGAAACAGAATACTAAAAATATTCCTTCCGATTGTTGGCATCAGCTAGGCAATCATGAACAATTTATTTCCCACGTGATTGAAAAGGAAACCCATTTCCCAGCCAGTTGTTTTTCTGAAACCTCTGTGTTGAAAGACGGCCAGGAGACCTTTCCGGCTATCAAAGAAAGCCTAATGCAGGCCAAAGAATACATTCATATGGAATATTACACATTTCGTGATGACGAAATTGGTCAGGATATTATTAACCTTTTAATTGAGAAATCAGAGCAAGGTCTTGAGGTCAAAGTTATTTATGACGCTGTTGGAAGTATGAAAATGTCAGGAAAAATGATTCGTAAAATGGAAACAGCCGGAGTACAAATGGCTTGTTTTCTCCCGATTAAGCATGGTTTTTTTAATCAAAAAATCAACTTTCGTAATCACCGAAAAATCATTGTAGTGGATGGTGTCACTGGATTTGTAGGTGGCTTGAATATCGGTGATGAGTATCTAAGCCGCGATCCAAGCATAGGATTTTGGCGTGATACACACTTAATGGTAAAGGGGGAAGCTGTAGGAAGTCTCCATGCGGTCTTTTTTACAGATTGGTCGTATTTAACCAATCAGTCACTAGACCCCGATCAATACCCGGTTACTAAGAGTCCAAGTTCCGACGATGGATGTGTTCAAGTTGTAGCCAGTGGTCCTAATGCCAATCAAGGTATAATGAGTGAACTGTATTTCAATATGATTGCTTCCGCCGAGCATTCCCTGTGGATTGCAACACCCTACTTTGTTCCTAACAAAGACATTCGCACCGCTCTTTCACTGGCTGTAAAAAAAGGCGTCGATGTCAAATTGATGGTACCAGAGGTCGGTGATGGGTTTCTGACGCAGTATGCCACGCGTTCTTATTTTGATGAACTTCTTGATAAAGGGATTGAAGTGCACTTGTACCACAAAGGTTTCATGCATCAAAAAATCATGATTGTTGATGGTGAATTTGCTTCAATAGGGACCGCAAACGTTGATTTTAGAAGCTTAAACTTAAATTTCGAAGTGAATGTCTTTTTGTTTCATAGCCCAAGTGTCACAAGCCTTATTGAGAACTACAAAGCTGATATCAAACACAGTCGCAAGGTAGACCCGAAAACTTATTACAAGCGAGGGTTACTCATTCAATCCAAAGAATCGTTTGCCCGACTTTTTTCACCAGTATTATGA
- a CDS encoding CsbD family protein, producing MADEKENQAKGIFDKVKGETKEQYGKLADDKKKQASGKKDKAKGEVRQKFGNAQENMKQDQD from the coding sequence ATGGCAGATGAAAAGGAAAACCAAGCAAAAGGAATCTTTGATAAGGTAAAAGGCGAAACGAAAGAGCAATATGGTAAACTGGCAGACGATAAGAAAAAACAAGCTTCCGGTAAAAAGGATAAAGCAAAAGGCGAAGTAAGACAAAAGTTTGGAAATGCCCAAGAAAACATGAAACAAGATCAGGATTAG
- a CDS encoding general stress protein, which produces MKPAVKEFQDDKALMEEVKTQTQKGISKDNLYVISHDDDRTDRVAGNVDASEIGAKEEGLGTAVGNIFRKKGDELRTKFKELGFPQEEANELEEKLDHGKILLLIKQN; this is translated from the coding sequence ATGAAACCTGCAGTAAAAGAGTTTCAGGATGACAAGGCATTAATGGAAGAGGTCAAAACGCAAACACAAAAAGGAATTTCCAAAGATAATTTGTATGTCATTTCGCATGACGATGATCGCACAGACAGGGTTGCTGGAAATGTCGATGCAAGCGAAATAGGAGCAAAAGAAGAAGGTTTAGGAACTGCGGTGGGCAACATTTTTCGGAAAAAGGGTGATGAATTACGTACGAAGTTTAAAGAGCTAGGATTTCCCCAAGAGGAAGCCAATGAGCTGGAAGAAAAATTAGATCATGGTAAGATTTTATTACTTATTAAACAAAACTAA
- a CDS encoding PAS domain S-box protein has translation MGENISEIDYEQVVEYALDPVIIHTQLKILYINNAAEKFFKAPREEVIGESPLDIFKETSRAAIETRIGSAYNQPAAVIEETIYKMDGTAVDVELYCHPVRIGDKKAIQTYIRDITARRAVESNQVELENEIYKLSSTVVPLMDKIAVLPLLGSINEERAIQILHNVPVNVQKKDIEYLIVDFSGIYRLDNIVTEYIFRITSVLSMIGVQTIVTGLRPELALTATQRGINFPSTPTMASVKDALHYIGFSYDRKEKA, from the coding sequence ATGGGTGAAAACATTTCAGAAATTGATTATGAGCAGGTAGTGGAATATGCTCTAGATCCGGTCATCATACACACACAATTAAAAATACTTTATATTAATAACGCAGCTGAGAAATTTTTTAAAGCCCCAAGGGAAGAGGTTATTGGCGAAAGTCCACTCGATATATTTAAAGAAACGTCACGTGCTGCGATTGAAACACGAATTGGCTCCGCTTACAATCAGCCTGCAGCAGTTATTGAAGAAACCATTTATAAAATGGATGGTACAGCAGTTGACGTGGAATTATACTGCCATCCGGTTAGAATTGGCGATAAGAAAGCAATACAAACATACATTAGAGATATTACAGCTAGAAGAGCAGTCGAAAGTAACCAAGTTGAATTAGAAAATGAAATTTACAAACTCTCATCGACTGTAGTACCACTCATGGATAAAATTGCCGTTCTTCCTTTATTGGGATCGATTAATGAAGAAAGAGCTATTCAGATTTTACATAATGTACCGGTAAATGTACAAAAGAAAGATATAGAATATTTAATTGTTGATTTCTCGGGAATTTATAGATTGGATAACATAGTAACGGAATACATTTTTCGAATTACAAGTGTTTTGTCGATGATTGGTGTTCAAACTATTGTAACAGGTCTACGCCCAGAATTAGCCTTAACCGCTACCCAACGGGGGATCAATTTTCCTTCCACACCAACAATGGCATCCGTTAAAGACGCACTCCATTATATTGGTTTTTCATATGATAGAAAAGAGAAGGCATAA